The Paracoccus sp. MC1862 genome includes a window with the following:
- a CDS encoding transglycosylase domain-containing protein, whose amino-acid sequence MKKPDKPRRLAADRRYAAPSDAQAPSGGGLPPQQAQRRAPPKRPARRGNFVTRGVAGTVSLFWRVVWGSFWRTGATLALILGLTVAYYYSTLPDPQALFDGRARGSVTMLDRDGRVFAWRGETYNTTSGDQIAPVLRNAVVATEDKRFFSHLGVDPRGIASAIRINMSEGRGPLEGNGGSTITQQVSKLLCLGEEFDPIKWKSEAEYEADCRKSSLWRKVKEVPYSLAMEARYSKDDILNIYMNRSYLGAGARGFEAAAQRYFGKSAAEVNAAEAAMLAGLLKAPSYFAPTSNLQRSQDRANLILGLMHEQGYLDDVQLTEARANPAVLSRAAAARAGGYFADWVMESGPGFLTSETTEDVTITTTFDQTVQRQAERALKRIFDEKVKDGSKAQAAVVVMSADGAVRAMIGGRETTTVGTFNRATQAKRQTGSAFKPFVFAAALDQGYSPNDTILDAPITIHIKGSKPWTPKNYTRNHMGEITLTTAISKSINTSTIRLQEAVGRDNVRRVARDFGFANDIMASPSMGLGVAETTLLEMTGAYAGIRNGGTAVRPYGLIELRIKGNDNPLIGQIGGMGQRVISPKAASELIWMMQQAVENGTGGRAKLPGREVAGKTGTTSSYRDAWFIGFTEQYVTGVWMGYDDNTPLQGVTGGGLPAEIWQAVMAEIHEGLPANPLGVIAPDGAGNLIVASDIVSADADDPLAAALAQAVAAAQPVDGRVADVALPGDATGMPVDAAPIVTTSPDGSVDPLAAALAEAMGQPEPAPEPVFFAEPAPSAPPPAPVPAPVPVRSGPITEAGDNPAPPSEPAPSPPPRTAAATVSSSDRPSGAPGNVAIEAAVAEAGASPPAPADLASDASADDALMQALRGIPGLN is encoded by the coding sequence ATGAAGAAACCCGACAAGCCCCGGCGCCTTGCCGCCGACCGGCGCTATGCCGCCCCCTCTGACGCACAGGCGCCCTCGGGCGGCGGGCTGCCGCCGCAGCAGGCGCAGCGCCGCGCCCCGCCCAAGCGTCCGGCCCGGCGCGGCAACTTCGTCACACGCGGCGTTGCCGGCACGGTGTCGCTGTTCTGGCGCGTTGTCTGGGGCTCGTTCTGGCGGACGGGCGCGACGCTTGCACTGATCCTCGGGCTGACGGTCGCCTATTACTATTCCACCCTGCCCGACCCGCAGGCACTGTTCGACGGACGCGCCCGCGGATCAGTCACGATGCTGGACCGCGACGGCCGCGTCTTCGCCTGGCGCGGGGAAACCTACAACACCACTAGCGGCGACCAGATCGCGCCGGTGCTGCGCAACGCCGTGGTCGCGACCGAGGACAAGCGTTTCTTCAGCCACCTCGGGGTGGACCCGCGCGGCATCGCCAGCGCCATTCGCATCAACATGTCCGAAGGCCGAGGCCCGCTTGAAGGCAACGGCGGCTCGACCATTACCCAGCAGGTGTCGAAGCTTCTGTGCCTCGGCGAAGAATTCGACCCCATCAAGTGGAAGTCCGAGGCCGAATACGAGGCCGACTGCCGCAAGTCCTCGCTGTGGCGCAAGGTCAAGGAAGTCCCCTACAGCTTGGCGATGGAAGCCCGGTATTCCAAGGACGACATCCTCAACATCTACATGAACCGCAGCTACCTGGGCGCCGGCGCCCGCGGCTTCGAGGCGGCGGCGCAGCGCTATTTCGGCAAGTCCGCGGCCGAGGTGAACGCGGCCGAGGCGGCGATGCTGGCCGGCCTGCTGAAGGCGCCCAGCTATTTCGCGCCGACTTCGAACCTGCAACGTTCGCAGGACCGGGCGAACCTGATCCTCGGCCTGATGCACGAACAGGGCTACCTGGACGACGTGCAGCTGACCGAGGCCCGCGCGAACCCCGCCGTCCTGTCGCGTGCAGCCGCTGCCCGTGCAGGCGGCTACTTCGCCGACTGGGTGATGGAATCCGGCCCCGGATTTCTGACCTCGGAAACGACCGAGGACGTGACCATTACCACCACCTTCGACCAGACCGTGCAACGGCAGGCCGAACGGGCGCTGAAGCGCATCTTCGACGAGAAGGTGAAGGACGGCTCCAAGGCGCAGGCGGCGGTCGTCGTGATGTCGGCGGACGGGGCAGTGCGGGCGATGATCGGAGGGCGGGAAACCACCACGGTCGGCACCTTCAATCGCGCGACCCAGGCCAAGCGGCAGACCGGCTCGGCCTTCAAGCCCTTTGTCTTCGCGGCGGCGCTGGACCAAGGCTATTCGCCCAACGATACGATCCTGGACGCGCCGATCACAATTCACATCAAGGGCTCGAAGCCCTGGACGCCCAAGAACTATACCCGCAACCACATGGGCGAGATCACCCTGACCACGGCGATATCGAAGTCGATCAACACCTCGACCATCCGCCTGCAGGAAGCCGTGGGCCGCGACAACGTCCGCCGGGTGGCACGGGACTTCGGCTTTGCCAATGACATCATGGCCAGCCCCTCGATGGGCCTCGGCGTCGCGGAAACCACGCTGCTGGAGATGACCGGGGCCTATGCGGGTATCCGCAACGGGGGCACGGCGGTGCGCCCCTATGGCCTGATCGAACTGCGGATCAAGGGCAACGACAATCCGCTGATCGGGCAGATCGGCGGCATGGGCCAGCGGGTGATTTCTCCCAAGGCCGCGTCCGAGCTGATCTGGATGATGCAGCAGGCGGTGGAAAACGGCACCGGCGGCCGCGCCAAGCTGCCGGGGCGCGAGGTGGCGGGCAAGACCGGGACGACCTCGTCCTATCGGGACGCATGGTTCATCGGCTTCACCGAGCAGTATGTGACCGGCGTCTGGATGGGCTATGATGACAACACGCCGCTGCAGGGCGTGACCGGCGGCGGCCTGCCGGCCGAGATCTGGCAGGCGGTGATGGCCGAGATCCACGAGGGTCTGCCCGCCAATCCACTGGGTGTGATCGCGCCTGACGGCGCGGGCAACCTGATCGTGGCCAGCGACATCGTTTCGGCCGATGCCGACGACCCGCTGGCCGCCGCGCTGGCGCAGGCGGTGGCAGCGGCGCAGCCGGTGGACGGCCGCGTGGCCGATGTGGCCCTGCCCGGCGATGCGACGGGGATGCCGGTCGATGCCGCGCCGATCGTCACGACCTCGCCCGACGGCAGCGTGGACCCGCTGGCCGCCGCCTTGGCCGAGGCGATGGGACAGCCCGAGCCCGCGCCCGAGCCGGTGTTCTTCGCCGAACCCGCGCCCTCGGCACCGCCGCCTGCCCCGGTTCCGGCCCCCGTGCCGGTCCGGTCCGGCCCGATCACCGAAGCGGGGGACAACCCGGCTCCGCCGTCCGAGCCTGCCCCTTCGCCGCCGCCACGCACCGCGGCCGCAACGGTCAGCAGTTCGGACCGGCCGTCCGGCGCCCCCGGCAATGTCGCCATCGAGGCCGCGGTCGCGGAAGCAGGCGCCTCGCCGCCCGCCCCTGCCGATCTGGCAAGCGACGCATCAGCCGACGATGCGCTGATGCAGGCGTTGCGGGGCATTCCCGGGCTGAACTGA
- a CDS encoding phospholipid-binding protein MlaC, translated as MPNSTRRGFLGLLAMGGAMAVTPAQAMTAHEASASIRRAVDEVLAVVNSGQPPAQLFAAFETIFAKRADIDAIARSALGPAARQMEAANFREYREAMTGYIARKYGRRFQEFLGSRIEVGAARPLKSFWAVSSTAYLNGRSPMEVEWHISDKTGQPRFFNLIIEGVNMLASEREEIGAMLARRRGDMDALIKDLRQLG; from the coding sequence ATGCCGAATAGCACCCGACGCGGGTTCCTGGGACTTCTTGCGATGGGCGGCGCGATGGCCGTGACGCCGGCGCAGGCGATGACCGCGCATGAGGCCTCGGCCTCGATCCGCCGCGCGGTGGACGAGGTGCTGGCGGTGGTCAACTCGGGCCAGCCGCCGGCGCAGCTTTTCGCGGCCTTCGAGACGATCTTCGCCAAGCGCGCCGACATCGACGCCATTGCCCGCTCGGCGCTGGGACCGGCGGCGCGGCAGATGGAGGCCGCGAACTTCCGCGAGTACCGCGAGGCGATGACGGGCTATATCGCCCGCAAATACGGCCGGCGCTTTCAGGAATTCCTCGGCTCGCGCATCGAGGTGGGGGCGGCTCGGCCGCTCAAGTCCTTCTGGGCGGTCAGCTCGACGGCCTATCTGAACGGCCGCAGCCCGATGGAAGTCGAGTGGCACATTTCGGACAAGACCGGGCAGCCGCGCTTCTTCAACCTGATCATCGAGGGCGTGAACATGCTGGCCTCGGAACGTGAGGAGATCGGCGCCATGCTGGCCCGCCGCCGCGGCGACATGGACGCGCTGATCAAGGACCTGCGGCAACTGGGCTGA
- a CDS encoding ammonium transporter encodes MPVLAQVAPVMDKGDTAWVMISAVLVMMMTLPGLALFYGGLVRSRNVLSVLMQVLSVFAIMSILWVVAGYSLAFTGAEGDAAGPLTPFIGGLGKAFLAGVTPGSLVDTFTAGVQIPEYAFVAFQMAFACIAPALIVGATAERLKFPAILAFVTIWFFLSYLPMAHMVWWSGGYLFAHGALDFAGGTVIHINAGVAGLVAAMVAGPRLGYGREPMAPHNLSMTMIGGCLLWIGWFGFNAGSNLEANGLTALAIINTVVATSAAALAWAGGEWVMRGHPSLLGGVSGAIAGLVGITPAAGFVGPMGAIAIGIVAGLACLWVVVSLKRRIGIDDSLDVFGIHGVGGIVGAILTGVFVAPSLGGTGLEGYAMGPQVWVQALGVILCIAWSGAVSFAAAHLIRMTIGLRVSASDERQGLDLTTHGENAYN; translated from the coding sequence ATGCCCGTCCTGGCACAGGTTGCGCCCGTGATGGACAAGGGCGACACGGCCTGGGTGATGATCTCGGCGGTGCTGGTGATGATGATGACGCTGCCGGGACTCGCGCTGTTCTACGGCGGGCTGGTGCGGTCGCGAAACGTGCTGTCGGTGCTGATGCAGGTGCTGTCGGTCTTCGCGATCATGTCGATCCTCTGGGTCGTCGCCGGTTATTCGCTGGCCTTCACCGGGGCCGAGGGGGATGCGGCAGGCCCGCTGACCCCCTTCATCGGCGGTCTGGGCAAGGCCTTCCTGGCCGGCGTCACCCCGGGTTCGCTGGTCGACACCTTCACGGCGGGCGTCCAGATCCCGGAATACGCCTTTGTGGCCTTCCAGATGGCCTTTGCCTGCATCGCGCCCGCGCTGATCGTCGGGGCCACGGCCGAGCGGCTGAAGTTCCCCGCCATCCTCGCCTTTGTCACGATCTGGTTCTTCCTGTCCTACCTGCCGATGGCCCACATGGTCTGGTGGAGCGGCGGATACCTGTTCGCCCATGGCGCGCTGGACTTCGCGGGCGGCACCGTCATCCACATCAATGCGGGCGTGGCCGGGCTGGTCGCGGCGATGGTCGCGGGGCCGCGCCTCGGCTATGGGCGCGAGCCGATGGCGCCGCACAACCTTTCCATGACGATGATCGGCGGCTGCCTGCTGTGGATCGGCTGGTTCGGCTTCAACGCAGGGTCCAACCTCGAAGCCAACGGGCTGACGGCGCTGGCCATCATCAACACGGTCGTGGCGACCTCGGCGGCGGCGCTGGCCTGGGCCGGGGGCGAGTGGGTCATGCGCGGGCATCCCTCGCTGCTGGGCGGGGTCTCGGGCGCCATCGCGGGGCTGGTCGGGATCACCCCGGCGGCGGGCTTCGTGGGTCCGATGGGCGCGATCGCGATCGGGATCGTGGCAGGGCTTGCCTGCCTCTGGGTGGTGGTCTCGCTGAAGCGGCGCATCGGGATCGACGACAGCCTTGACGTCTTCGGCATCCACGGCGTGGGCGGCATCGTGGGCGCCATCCTGACCGGGGTCTTCGTCGCGCCCTCGCTGGGCGGCACGGGGCTGGAGGGCTATGCGATGGGTCCGCAGGTCTGGGTGCAGGCGCTGGGCGTCATCCTCTGCATCGCCTGGTCGGGCGCGGTGTCCTTTGCCGCCGCCCATCTGATCCGCATGACCATCGGCCTGCGCGTCTCGGCCAGTGACGAGCGGCAGGGCCTCGACCTGACGACCCACGGCGAGAACGCCTATAACTGA